A single genomic interval of Helianthus annuus cultivar XRQ/B chromosome 13, HanXRQr2.0-SUNRISE, whole genome shotgun sequence harbors:
- the LOC110900229 gene encoding CBL-interacting serine/threonine-protein kinase 7 codes for MPPPPPSTTIINRTTSDGGTTILNKYHLTHLLGRGSFAKVYHGRTLTTNTAVAVKVIQKPSTSDPTMEPRLLREVAAMRRLNHPNILKLHEVLATKTKIYLVMELAAGGELFTQLVKRRRIKEATARFYFQQLVSALHFCHQNGVAHRDLKPQNLLIDEHGNLKVSDFGLSALPECKKDGLLHTACGTPAFTAPEIVRGKGYDGAKADAWSCGVILFNLLAGRLPFDDSNLADMYRKIHIREVVFPDWIRKQVQVIVWKLLDPNPETRMSIECLMTHPWFKKCLNVPDPTLRILELREKYEEHEEHETQIKLKTTTMNAFDIISMSSGLNLSGIFEETGAKKERRFTTNGKAEEVKKRVVEVGERLGFRVKKMKVNDKEGCKKGDEVVGLVKGKVVVMAKVMEVVPEVVLVEMTVVDGGDEFSEGEWDELKVGFQLCSIMA; via the coding sequence ATGcccccaccaccaccgtcaaccaccatcatcaaccGCACCACCAGCGACGGCGGCACCACCATCCTCAACAAATACCACCTCACACACCTCTTAGGCCGTGGCAGTTTCGCCAAAGTCTACCACGGCCGTACTCTAACAACCAACACGGCCGTAGCCGTCAAAGTTATTCAAAAACCATCCACCTCAGACCCCACAATGGAACCTAGACTCCTCCGAGAAGTCGCCGCCATGCGGCGACTCAACCACCCCAACATCCTTAAACTCCACGAAGTTCTCGCGACAAAAACTAAAATATACCTCGTCATGGAACTCGCAGCCGGCGGAGAGCTTTTCACACAACTTGTGAAACGACGACGTATCAAAGAAGCCACGGCTCGGTTTTACTTTCAACAACTAGTGTCCGCGTTACACTTTTGTCACCAAAACGGCGTCGCACACCGAGATTTGAAACCACAAAACTTGTTGATTGATGAGCACGGAAACCTTAAAGTATCCGATTTCGGACTCTCGGCTTTGCCGGAGTGTAAAAAGGATGGGCTCCTCCACACGGCGTGTGGGACTCCGGCGTTTACTGCGCCGGAGATTGTTCGGGGGAAGGGTTACGACGGTGCTAAGGCGGATGCATGGTCGTGTGGGGTGATCTTGTTTAATCTTCTTGCGGGACGGTTACCGTTTGACGATAGTAATTTAGCGGATATGTATAGGAAAATACATATCCGAGAGGTTGTGTTTCCGGACTGGATCCGGAAACAGGTTCAGGTCATAGTCTGGAAACTACTTGACCCGAACCCCGAGACCAGGATGAGTATTGAATGTTTAATGACTCATCCTTGGTTTAAAAAGTGCTTAAATGTACCCGACCCCACCCTCCGTATTCTCGAGTTACgagaaaaatatgaagaacacgaagaacacgaaACACAGATAAAACTCAAGACGACGACGATGAATGCGTTTGATATAATATCGATGTCGTCCGGGTTAAACTTATCGGGTATTTTCGAGGAGACGGGGGCGAAGAAAGAGAGGCGGTTTACGACGAATGGGAAAGCGGAGGAGGTTAAGAAGAGGGTGGTGGAAGTAGGGGAGAGATTAGGGTTTCGGGTTAAGAAAATGAAGGTGAATGATAAAGAGGGGTGTAAGAAGGGAGATGAGGTTGTGGGGTTGGTGAAAGGGAAGGTGGTGGTTATGGCAAAGGTGATGGAGGTGGTGCCGGAGGTGGTGTTGGTGGAGATGACGGtggttgatggtggtgatgaGTTTAGTGAGGGTGAATGGGATGAGTTGAAAGTGGGGTTTCAACTTTGTTCTATTATGGCATAG